The following DNA comes from Candidatus Binataceae bacterium.
CGCGCTGGAAATAACCGGCACGGTGCGCGTCGATGCGCGCGCGCCGGGAGGCTTCGAGCTTTCGGTACGTGCGCTAAAAGTACTGGCCGCCGCCACCGATTATCCCATCACGCCCAAGGAGCATGGCGTCGCGTTTCTGCTCGATCGGCGCCATTTATGGCTCCGCTCGCCGCGCCAGCAGGCGATTTTGCGTATCCGCGCCGAGATCGAAGCGGCCTGCCGTGACTTCCTCCAGGACCGTGGCTTCGTGCTCTTCGACGCGCCCATTCTGACCCCCTCCGCCTGCGAGGGCACTACTAACCTGTTCGAGACCGACTATTTCGGCGAGCGCAAAGCCTATCTGACCCAGAGCGGACAGCTCTACGCCGAAGCGGGCGCGATGGCCTTGGGGCGGGTGTATTGCTTCGGTCCCACCTTTCGCGCCGAGAAGTCCAAGACCCGCCGCCATCTGACCGAATTCTGGATGGTCGAGCCCGAGGCCGCCTTTTTCGACCTCGACGACGACATGAACCTGGCCGAGGACTTCGTTGCCCATCTCGTGGCCAGGGTGCTGGAACGTCGGCACGCCGAGTTGGTGCTCCTGGAGCGTGACGTCAGCAAGCTTGAGCGGGTGGTCAAGCCGTTTCCCCGGCTGAGCTATGATGAAGCGATCGAGCGGCTGCGCGCCAAAGGGCTGGCGGTCAATTGGGGCGACGACCTCGGGGGCGACGAGGAAACCGCCTTATCGGAGGAGTTCGATCGTCCGGTGATGGTCCATCGCTATCCGACCCAATGCAAGGCCTTTTATATGAAGCAGGATCCAGCACGACCCGAAGTTGCGCTGTGCGTCGACATGCTGGCCCCGGAGGGTTACGGCGAGATCATCGGGGGCGGGCAGCGTGAGGATGACTACGCCACGCTGCGGGCCAAAATCGAGCATCACGAGCTGCCACTGGAAGCCTTCAACTGGTATCTTGACTTGCGGCGCTACGGCTCGGTGCCGCATGCCGGTTTTGGGATGGGAATCGAGCGAGCGGTCTGTTGGCTATGCGGCCTGCATCACGTACGCGAGGCAATTCCCTTCCCGCGTATGCTGGAACGGCTGGTACCTTAACTTGCCACTGTTGGCTGCTTCCCAAAGACGATTGCACCGCCTACTTCACTTCGCCTCTCCGTCGGCTATTCTGTCACCCCATATATTGGGTTAGACTTCTAAGGCCGATGAGAACGGGCAAAACCAAAATTTTAAACTTGCCCGGATGGCTGTGGGCATCCCTGGCAGCGTTCGCTTTCAGCGCCTGCGCGATGCAGGGCGGCATGCGTGCGAGCGCGACGGCTCCAGCCAACGGCGCGCCGGCGGTGGCGCCCTATCAGCAACTCGCGACCGGGGGCGATTTGGCCGTGCGCGAGCAGGTCACTAACGTATTCGGCGGCTAACTTAATGCGCTGGGCGCGATAGGCCGCGACCGGATCGGTACGCCGGCCAATAATCGCCTGGGCGCAGAAAACAATTTAGAGCGCGGAAAGGGCCGGACAGCAAGATGGACAAAATTGCACAAGAGTTGGTGCGCTGGCATATACATCCGATCGTCGACCATTTCACGATCGCCTTGCTGGTGGTTGCCCTGCTTATTGATATCGCGGCCTCGATTCTGGCCGAGCGGCTGTGGTTGCGCTACATGGCACTGACTTTAATGGTCTTGGGTGCAATCAGCGCTGTCTGCTCCTGGTTCACCGGCGGTGGCGAGGCGCATGCGACCTTCAAGTACCTGGATCCGGCCGGGCAAGCGGTGTTGCACATCCACTCCCAACTGGGCAACGCTCTGGCAATCACCTTCGCGGTCCTGGCGCTATGGCGGATTCTGATTCAAGCGTTAGGCTTCATGGCGCGGACCCGGCAGGTGTACCTGGCCTTGGCCTTTTTGGCAGTTATTTTGTTGGGTTATCAGGGCTGGTTAGGGGGAGAATTGGTGTACGGTTTTGGCGCTGGGACCGCACTGCTGACCAGCGGGGCTCAGGCCTCGGCCCAGACCCCACCGTCGACCTCCAAGGTGGCACCGCTGCCCAGCGCGATCCCCACGGTGTACGTACCGATGCCCAGCGCCACTGCGCAACCCCGTGCCAGCGCGGCAGCAAGCGCGGTTGCACCGATCAGCTCGCCTCAACCCAGCGCGACTGCCAGCGCGCTACCCACCGGTGGCGCTTCGTAACGGAGCTGGCGACGATCGAACCCACCGCATCGCGTGTGAATACGTGACGCCGCAAGCGCCACCATGTCAGCGTGCGCGAGGCGAGCAGAAGCGAGCAAATCGGAGGAGCGCGGAGAGCTTGGCGGACCTGAGTGGCGCGGGCGGGCCTTGTCCGCGCCAGCGACGAGTGGGGATGGCGGGCGGTCAAGCAGCGCTTTGTGCGACCACGAAGCGTTCCAGCCATTCTGGAGAAGCGCTCTCAACGTAGAGCGATCGCGTCACCTACGGCAATTTGCCCGCTGCCTATGATTTTGCCGGTCACGCCGACCAGGGCTTGGTGATAGCGCGCCGCAGTCGGTAGGATTACCAAATCGCGCGCCAGCTCCTCCTGCGCGTGCGTGGTCATCACGCACCGCAGGGTAGGCTTAAGCTGATTAATTTCGATATCTCCCATGCGCAGTGCATGGCCAATCCACCGGTCCTCGACAAAGCCATCGCCTGCGCCGGCGGTATCGATCAGCAGATTGGGGCGAAAGCGGCGGGCCGCCGGGGGCGGTTGGTCCAGCAATTGCCCTAGATGGGCCAGCGTGCCGCTGGCTATCAGATGGATCGGCGCGGCGTCGAAGAAGGTTCCTCGCGGCGCGCCGAAGGTGGGCGGCAGCGCGGTGCCGGGCGCCAAGCCTCGCATAACTTCGGCGGCCGCCAGGTCACCGAAGATCGTCGCCGGGTCGATCCCGATCTTGTTGCGCGCGGCGCCGGGGCTGCGCTCCAGCCGCACCTCGAGCCCCAGGAAGCGCGACAACAGGCCGTCGAGCGCGGGATCGGCGGCCGCGATCGTCGGCGCGCCAGGCAGCTCAATGGCAACGTTGGCGAGATCCAATGGCAGCCCGGGTGGATGGATGTAGGTGGCGCGCAGTTCCAGCATCCGCGGCCATTTCTTGGCACTGACCAGATGGCCGCTGCTCACCTCGCGCAGCGCCAAAGCGCGATCGCCCAGCAATCCCTGGGGACCAATCGAAACCGCCATGACCTGCTCTCCACGCATCGATTTGACCGGATAACGCCAGATTTGGGCTATCGTCCCTACTGTCGGCTCATCCACCGATCCGCACTCCTGTCCATACTAAATGCTCGAAGCCTTGTTCGTCCTCTCGTATCATCAAGTAGCAGTCCACGAAGCGGGAAGGTTAGTGCCGAGGTTTTTCAATCTTATCGGCAAATCCGCGGGAGGAATTATGGGTGATTTCCTGGCCGATGTCGAAGCTATCCGCCAGCATGCCCGCCAGAATATGGAGTCAGGCGCCGTCACCGGCGGGTACGCGGCCGACCGCGAACGCGTGATCAAAGTGCTTAACGACGTGCTGGCGACCGAGCTCGTCTGCACCCTGCGCTACATGCGTCATTACTACATGGCGAGCGGAATCAACTCGGAATCCGTCAAGGCAGAATTTCTCCAGCACGCCAAAGAGGAAGAGGAGCATACCAATTGGGTGGCCGAGCGGATCGTGCAGTTGCGCGGTGCCCCCAACTACAATCCCGAAGGGCTGGCCACGCGCAGCCATGCCCAGTACGCCGAAGGCAACAGCCTGGTTGACATGATCCGGGAGGATTTGGTCGCCGAACGCATCGCGATCGAAACCTATTCGGAGATAGTCCGCTGGCTGAGCACGGACGATCCCAGCACGCGCCGACTGATCGAGCGAATTTTGGAAGTGGAAAACAAGCATGCCGAGGACATGGTCACGCTCCTGGAGAAAGTCTGAGCGGCGCCCGGCCAGGTTGGGGGCGCATCGCGTAGGTCTTCGACACGGGCGAACCGCTAGAGTGTTATCCTCGAGGCGCGACATCAGCGATAGTGCAAAGTAATTTTGCTCGAGGCCTCACCGCCGCGAAAGGTGATCGCGGCGGTGGAAAACGCCGGCGGAGCGAAGCTGGAAGGGGCGTTATCCGAGAAGCCGTACCCCTCCAGCGGCATCCCCAAGAAGTTGTAGCTCATCCGCCGTTCGTTGTGTTCGGCCTGAAAAGCGGCGATCGCATAGGTACCCGGCGGCAGTTTTTTGAACACGCAGGTCGCCTTTTTATCCGCGATCGAGGCGGTGGTGGCGCGAAAGTAGTCGCCCTTGGGAAATTGGTCGGGATCGGAGTACAAAGCGCAGCGAACCACGCCCTTGTCGTTATGCAAGTTGGTAATCTCCACCGAAAGCGTGCCGGTGTCGTCCTTGCCTTGGGCGCAAGCGAATTTCGGCGCGATAATAACTATCGATACCAACAACAGCCCTAGCCAAGAAGCCTTTTTTCCCGCTGTCATCGGCCTAAAATGCGTCCTGGTGGCCCGGGATGCAAGACGCTGGGCGGGTCCTTAGAAAGCAGATCGACATGAGATCCATCGCCCATTTACGCGCGGCGGGGCTTGCCGCCCGTACCGCCGAAAGCGATAATAAGCGCCTGCGTGGACGCATAGCTCAGCTCGGTTAGAGCGCTTGCCTCACATGCAAGAGGTCCCAGGTTCAAGTCCTGGTGCGTCCACCAAGGAGTCCTCCCGGCCGCAGTTGCTTACCGCGCAGTGGGAGAATGCGGCAGGTTCGAGAGTGCTTCGCCAAACGCCAGAGCGCGCGATAATCCCTCCGCTGGACTGCCCCGATCAGAGTGCCCTCGCCGAATATTACCTCGCTTCGGTTGCCGATGCGCGTGTCAATATCGACAAGCACGTGGCCGGCTGCAGACGATGCCGCGCCCAGTTGGCGCTACTAAAAGCCGCGCACGCCCCAGCGCTGCCATCACTGCAGCGCAAGCGCGAGGGCCACCTAGCCCGATGGTGGTTCAATCCGTGGACAGGGATGGCGGTGGCGAGTGCACTTGCCATCATCACGACGCTGGGGATGGGCCGCGAGCTGTTCGAGGCCAAGGGCCGGAGCGCGCTTCCCACTTCCACCTCCGCCACTGAGCGCCTCCAGCTCAAGCCTGACAGCGCGATCGCAACGCTCTCCGCCGAGCCGTGGGTACGCGCCATCGCGACGACCCCCGACGGCAGGGTTCGATGGGAAGCGGGAATCGGCGGCCGGGTGGAGCGCCTCGCAGGTCCTGCGCGCGTCCAATGGATACCCAGCGGGATCGCCAGCGATCTGCTCGCGATCTCGGCTGCATCAGGTGCCGTATGCTGGATCGCTGGCCGCGACGGCGTGGTTATCCGCACCACCGACGGCGGCGCGCATTGGAAACAACTTGGGCCTCCCACCACCGCCGATCTGACCGCGATCGTTGCGCGAAATGACCGCGACGCCGCAGTCGTCACCGCGGAGGGCCGCCGTTACGCGACTGCGGACGGCGGCCTGAGTTGGCAGGTGCGCTAGCTGGCGTCGCGTTTCCTAAAAGGAGCGTGTCGCGCAAAAAACCGCTCCCGCTTGGTGCTTGCCTCCCATTTTTGCCGTGGATGTTACGTAAAGAGATCTCCGACAAGCATAACGGGTTAGCGCACTATCGGAAGCTCGAGCCAGGTCAAGGTCCGCTGATCTGCCAACATGGTCACCGAGGTGTAACGGCTAGGCGGAGGATCGGACGCGGCCGTGACTATACGCGCGGCGCAAAAGGAGTCTCCGAGACTTTGTAAGAAATTGCGGACACATCTAAGAATGTTTGTTGTTCCACCGCAGAATTGGTTGGGCGACAGCTTCGAGGCTGCCGCAGGTGCGTTTGCGGGTCATCAGGGCCAGGCCCCGCTTGGAAACCTTAAAGACGCGGCATTAACCCTCCATCAAAGGGCCGCGGCCGCAACCCGAATGTTCAACGACGATACTTGTGTTTGAACCGGAGCGTTGAGATAACCGTTCTCCTATGACTGCCGCAACCCCATCGGAGGCCGTTCAAGAACGCGCTCGGCTCAGTCGCGGTGCCAGCGAGGAGGCGATCTATCGAATGGTCGCCGCCGTCCTCGCGCACCGAGCCGTTAGCGGCGGAGTGCTGATCGATGTTGGGTGTGGCGCAGGCTCCCTATGGAGCCATGTTGAGCAATCCTTCGATCGCTATATCGGTGTGGACGCCGTGCGCTACGACTCTTTCCCGCCCGCCGCCACCTTTTACCCGGCGAACCTTAACGCCGGCATGCCCGCGGTTCCGAACAACCTCGGCGACGTGGTCGTTGCGGTCGAGACTATCGAGCATTTGGAGAATCCACGGGCTCTGATGCGAGAATTGGTGCGCGTAGCGAAGCCCGGTGGATGGGTGATCGTCACGACGCCCAACCAGCTTAGCCTGAACAGCATCGGCTGCCTTTTGCTCAAACATCGCTTTGCCTATTTTCAGGACGTCCACTACCCGGCCCATCTGACTGCCCTGCTGGAAATCGATCTGATACGGATAGCGCGCGAGAGCGGCCTCGCTGATCCTCGAATCGACTATAGCGGCAGCGGTCGTATCCCCTTCACCCCGTGGCATTACCCGCCGTTTCTGAGCGCCGTCTTTGCTCGTTCCTTCTCCGATAATCTCGCCCTGGTCGGCCGCAAGCCGCTCTGACGTTCGCGCAACCGATCTTAGGCGTGTTTAAGCGCTGACAGCGGTTGTTCGAACCTCATGCTCTACCCCGGGCATGCAAAACAGCGGCAGCCACCAAAGCGATCGCGCTGGTGCAGAACTTCCACACCGCGGCATCGAGGACCTGGCCCTGGCCCACAACGTCTTAGGGCTTGTGGCGCCCCACGAATCAGCTGCGATCCGGCCTACGCGCCGCGGTGGAGAGGGAGCAGCATAACGTCAGACTTATGCACGAACGCTGAGAGCGCCGACCCGATCCCGAAGCTCTCCCGAGAAGCAACAATTCCGGCGAGCTACTGAGGGACAATTCGGCCACCTTCGAGCAGGCACTGGTACGTTCCCGCTTGGCGCAGGTGTGGTGGCAATATCGGTACGCGCGGGACCGCGGCTCGAGCATTTCCAGTAAAAGCACAGTGCGAATATGGTCGCGAGAAAGTGCTCAGGCGTGGGTTTCGAGCACTTCGCGTGGCGCGTGATGGCGAAATACGCGCTTGCGCTGGCTGAGTCCCCATAGCCGCGCCTTATCCAGATACAGATAAATGACCGGAGTAGTGTAAAGCGTGAGGGCTTGGCTGAACAATAGCCCGCCAACGATCGAGATCCCAAGCGGCCGGCGCAGTTCGGATCCGGTGCCATGTCCCAGCGCCAGCGGCAGGCCGCCGAACAACGCCGCCAGCGTGGTCATCATGATGGGCCGAAAACGAAGCAGACAAGCTTGGTAAATCGCCGCCTTGGCATCCTTGCCCTCGCTACGTTCGGCCTCCAGGGCGAAGTCGATCATGATGATCGCGTTCTTCTTGACGATTCCGATCAGCAGGATGATTCCGATCAACGCGACCACGTTGAGATCATTATGAAACAGCAACAGGGCCAGCAGCGCGCCCACGCCGGCCGAGGGTAGCGTGGAAAGAATCGTAATGGGGTGTACGTAGCTTTCGTACAGGATGCCCAGGGCGATGTATACGCTGATCAGCGCGGCCAAGATCAGCATCGGCTCGTTACTGAGCGAGGATTGAAAGGCCTGGGCGGTGCCTTGAAAACTGGCAATGACATCTCCGGGCAGATTCAGCCCTTGAGCAGCCTTATTGATCGCATCGACGGCTTGGCCCAGGGATACCCCTGGGCGCAGGTTGAACGAGATTGTGACCGCGGGAAACTGTCCCTGGTGATTGACCGCGAGCAAGGTGGAGGTGGGTACATAATGGGTGAAGGCGCTTAACGGAACCTCACCCGCGGTCGCGCTGCGCACGTAAATCTGATTGAGCGAGTCGGGGCGTTGCCAGAAGCGCGGCGCGACCTCCATGATCACGTAGTACTGGTTGAGCGCGGTATACATGGTCGAAACCGGGCGCTGACCGAAAGCATCGTAAAGCGCGTCGTCGATCTGCTGCTGGGTGATTCCCAGCCGGCCGGCGGTGCGCTTGTCCACCACCAACGTGGCGTCCAGGCCGCGGGACTGCTGGTCGCTGTTGACGTCCATCAGTTGGGGCAGGCGACGCAAGCGCGCCAGCAGCTTGGGCGCGAAAGCGTTGAGTTCGTCCAAGTCGTCACCCTGTATCGTGTATTGATACAAGGCGTTGCTGAGCCGGCCGCCTACGGTGAGATCCTGGGCCGGCCGCATATAGAAGGCACCGCCGGCGAAATGCGTCAGCTTGCGGCGAATGCGGCCCATGATCTGCTCCAAGGTAGCATGATCGCGTCTGCGCTCGATGGGCTTGAGGGTAATAAACATGCGTGCCACGTTGGTAGATCCGGCCGAGGCACCAGCCCAACCGTTGACATGCTCG
Coding sequences within:
- a CDS encoding DUF2141 domain-containing protein, producing MTAGKKASWLGLLLVSIVIIAPKFACAQGKDDTGTLSVEITNLHNDKGVVRCALYSDPDQFPKGDYFRATTASIADKKATCVFKKLPPGTYAIAAFQAEHNERRMSYNFLGMPLEGYGFSDNAPSSFAPPAFSTAAITFRGGEASSKITLHYR
- a CDS encoding ferritin-like domain-containing protein, producing MGDFLADVEAIRQHARQNMESGAVTGGYAADRERVIKVLNDVLATELVCTLRYMRHYYMASGINSESVKAEFLQHAKEEEEHTNWVAERIVQLRGAPNYNPEGLATRSHAQYAEGNSLVDMIREDLVAERIAIETYSEIVRWLSTDDPSTRRLIERILEVENKHAEDMVTLLEKV
- a CDS encoding MOSC N-terminal beta barrel domain-containing protein; translation: MDEPTVGTIAQIWRYPVKSMRGEQVMAVSIGPQGLLGDRALALREVSSGHLVSAKKWPRMLELRATYIHPPGLPLDLANVAIELPGAPTIAAADPALDGLLSRFLGLEVRLERSPGAARNKIGIDPATIFGDLAAAEVMRGLAPGTALPPTFGAPRGTFFDAAPIHLIASGTLAHLGQLLDQPPPAARRFRPNLLIDTAGAGDGFVEDRWIGHALRMGDIEINQLKPTLRCVMTTHAQEELARDLVILPTAARYHQALVGVTGKIIGSGQIAVGDAIALR
- a CDS encoding YCF48-related protein: MLRQTPERAIIPPLDCPDQSALAEYYLASVADARVNIDKHVAGCRRCRAQLALLKAAHAPALPSLQRKREGHLARWWFNPWTGMAVASALAIITTLGMGRELFEAKGRSALPTSTSATERLQLKPDSAIATLSAEPWVRAIATTPDGRVRWEAGIGGRVERLAGPARVQWIPSGIASDLLAISAASGAVCWIAGRDGVVIRTTDGGAHWKQLGPPTTADLTAIVARNDRDAAVVTAEGRRYATADGGLSWQVR
- the asnS gene encoding asparagine--tRNA ligase, yielding MAWVYIEALGRHVGQEVTLKGWLHNRRSSGKIHFLQVRDGSGICQCVASRAEVGAEAFERADHLGQESALEITGTVRVDARAPGGFELSVRALKVLAAATDYPITPKEHGVAFLLDRRHLWLRSPRQQAILRIRAEIEAACRDFLQDRGFVLFDAPILTPSACEGTTNLFETDYFGERKAYLTQSGQLYAEAGAMALGRVYCFGPTFRAEKSKTRRHLTEFWMVEPEAAFFDLDDDMNLAEDFVAHLVARVLERRHAELVLLERDVSKLERVVKPFPRLSYDEAIERLRAKGLAVNWGDDLGGDEETALSEEFDRPVMVHRYPTQCKAFYMKQDPARPEVALCVDMLAPEGYGEIIGGGQREDDYATLRAKIEHHELPLEAFNWYLDLRRYGSVPHAGFGMGIERAVCWLCGLHHVREAIPFPRMLERLVP
- a CDS encoding DUF2231 domain-containing protein; the encoded protein is MDKIAQELVRWHIHPIVDHFTIALLVVALLIDIAASILAERLWLRYMALTLMVLGAISAVCSWFTGGGEAHATFKYLDPAGQAVLHIHSQLGNALAITFAVLALWRILIQALGFMARTRQVYLALAFLAVILLGYQGWLGGELVYGFGAGTALLTSGAQASAQTPPSTSKVAPLPSAIPTVYVPMPSATAQPRASAAASAVAPISSPQPSATASALPTGGAS
- a CDS encoding class I SAM-dependent methyltransferase, with the translated sequence MVAAVLAHRAVSGGVLIDVGCGAGSLWSHVEQSFDRYIGVDAVRYDSFPPAATFYPANLNAGMPAVPNNLGDVVVAVETIEHLENPRALMRELVRVAKPGGWVIVTTPNQLSLNSIGCLLLKHRFAYFQDVHYPAHLTALLEIDLIRIARESGLADPRIDYSGSGRIPFTPWHYPPFLSAVFARSFSDNLALVGRKPL